In Streptomyces dangxiongensis, one DNA window encodes the following:
- a CDS encoding long-chain-fatty-acid--CoA ligase, producing MTRPLAAVLADTAARRPDAPAVIFEDTPVPYGLLWERARSYAAEMRRHGIGPGDRVGLLLPNTPHFPVAYYGTLALGATVVPMSTQLRSGEIEFVLADSGARALVCAAPTLDEGAKAAATAGATLFTVGVDDTDGVRLDPPEPAPPVAGYFPSSPDDIAAILYTSGTTGRPKGAMLSHRNIVTNIEVTAVSPFDVRPDDVLLCSLPLSHTFGQTCVMSVAFHAGATVVLMPRFTAPDALALMSRYGCTVFMGVPTMYHALLEAVPDGTPAPRLHRAYSGGSALAVPVLDRVQETFGCQVYEGYGLTETSPCVAYNQPGQVTRPGTVGTPIAGVEVGITRAGLEDRIELLPAGEVGEVVIRGHNVMSGYLGLPEATAAVLVGGWFRSGDLGVLEADGCLRLVDRKKDIVLRGGYNVYPREVEEALLRHPAVEQTAVIGIPDDRLGEEICAVVVTRPEFTQGPALAADIVAWSRDRLAGYKYPRRVEFTRALPTGHSGKVLKRLLVQRYA from the coding sequence GTGACCCGACCCCTGGCCGCCGTGCTCGCCGACACAGCGGCACGGCGGCCGGACGCGCCGGCGGTGATCTTCGAGGACACCCCCGTGCCCTACGGGCTGCTGTGGGAACGCGCCCGCAGCTACGCCGCCGAGATGCGCCGGCACGGGATCGGCCCCGGTGACCGGGTCGGACTGCTGCTGCCCAACACCCCGCACTTCCCCGTCGCCTACTACGGCACGCTCGCGCTGGGCGCCACCGTGGTCCCGATGAGCACACAACTACGGTCCGGTGAGATCGAGTTCGTGCTCGCCGACAGTGGCGCACGCGCGCTGGTCTGCGCCGCGCCGACGCTGGACGAGGGCGCCAAGGCGGCGGCCACCGCCGGTGCCACCCTGTTCACGGTCGGCGTCGACGACACCGACGGGGTACGACTGGACCCACCCGAGCCGGCACCCCCCGTCGCCGGGTACTTCCCCAGCTCCCCCGACGACATCGCCGCCATCCTGTACACCTCGGGCACCACCGGCCGCCCCAAGGGCGCGATGCTCTCGCACCGCAACATCGTCACCAACATCGAGGTGACGGCCGTCTCCCCGTTCGACGTCCGGCCCGACGACGTGCTGCTCTGCAGTCTTCCGCTGTCCCACACCTTCGGCCAGACCTGCGTCATGAGCGTGGCCTTCCACGCCGGCGCGACGGTCGTGCTGATGCCGAGGTTCACCGCGCCCGACGCGCTGGCCCTGATGAGCCGGTACGGCTGCACCGTGTTCATGGGCGTGCCGACGATGTACCACGCGTTGCTGGAGGCGGTGCCGGACGGCACGCCCGCGCCGCGGCTGCACCGGGCGTACAGCGGCGGTTCGGCGCTGGCGGTCCCGGTGCTCGACCGGGTCCAGGAGACGTTCGGCTGTCAGGTGTACGAGGGGTACGGGCTGACCGAGACCTCCCCGTGCGTCGCCTACAACCAGCCGGGACAGGTCACCCGGCCGGGCACCGTCGGGACCCCGATCGCCGGTGTCGAGGTCGGCATCACCCGGGCCGGTCTCGAGGACCGCATCGAGCTGCTGCCCGCGGGCGAGGTCGGCGAGGTCGTGATCCGCGGTCACAACGTGATGTCCGGATACCTCGGCCTGCCCGAGGCGACGGCCGCCGTCCTCGTCGGCGGCTGGTTCCGCTCGGGCGATCTGGGCGTGCTGGAGGCGGACGGCTGTCTGCGCCTGGTCGACCGGAAGAAGGACATCGTCCTGCGCGGCGGCTACAACGTCTATCCCCGGGAGGTCGAGGAGGCGCTCCTGCGGCATCCCGCCGTCGAGCAGACCGCGGTGATCGGGATCCCGGACGACCGGCTGGGCGAGGAGATCTGCGCGGTCGTCGTGACCCGGCCGGAGTTCACGCAAGGCCCGGCGCTGGCCGCCGACATCGTCGCCTGGAGCCGGGACCGCCTGGCGGGCTACAAGTATCCGCGCCGCGTCGAGTTCACCCGGGCCCTGCCCACCGGCCACAGCGGCAAGGTGCTCAAGCGCCTGCTGGTACAGCGCTACGCGTGA
- a CDS encoding SWIM zinc finger family protein, whose amino-acid sequence MTAADRPGDAARRALRAARNRSEADTRPPTPDAVEPGPGRAARAVAPEDGVPGADGGEGAAALPGGAEPGASDAAAAAPEPGSAGAAGRRPGDVAREALRAARRDALRVETGERRGGRRVPPRSGPSGPGSPSAPAEGSGGARTRAVQDIRHYLANAFRMPAWTETPEEGAEPEGLAEPEGPVEDKGSVEDKGAVAPGEPTRATATPTEPPASASPLTPAPPVPSAPTPASTPASASEMTAHAPPTSAPASSPTPSTPASPAAMSSASPSSTTSPPPEAPPAAPSAPASSAVAPASPAPAPALWGSRSAPVASVSAAVAAHVPATMATPHRDTELRRTFAAFGARAAGGDGESFAGTWWGNAWVAALERGALDPKRLARGRGYADQGHVDAITVTPGLVLAYVRGSRPRPYRVQVRLRTLEDEDWERFLDAAADRPGHIAALLDKELPHSLADCGVGLLPGPGDLAPRCSCPDSGHPCKHAAALCYQTARLLAADPFVLLLLRGRGEKELLDALSRRSAARAARAAQDKQPQSLPGVRATDVLTSRRLPPLPPPSPVPPHPAQPPVYPSAPGGPDPFALDQLATDAAARAHALLGTGRDPVGGLTLWQDAVRLAAARPGSGLTAGTRTLYATLAGAAGRTPADLARAVAAWRQGGAEGLAVLEEPWDPPAGRFDRARPLLLAADLPAFRPWRNRLTHPRGHVQLRLGRDGLWYAYESEPGQDDWWPRGTPDLDPVGALTGLGVPDDL is encoded by the coding sequence ATGACGGCCGCCGACCGCCCCGGCGACGCCGCCCGCCGGGCCCTGCGGGCGGCCAGGAACCGCTCCGAGGCCGACACCCGGCCCCCGACCCCCGACGCGGTCGAACCGGGCCCGGGCCGGGCGGCGCGTGCGGTGGCCCCGGAGGACGGCGTGCCTGGAGCCGACGGGGGAGAAGGGGCGGCGGCGCTGCCGGGGGGTGCTGAGCCGGGGGCCTCCGACGCCGCTGCCGCGGCGCCGGAGCCGGGTTCGGCCGGTGCCGCGGGCAGGCGTCCCGGTGACGTCGCCCGCGAGGCGCTGCGCGCGGCCCGTCGGGATGCGCTGCGCGTGGAGACGGGGGAGCGCCGGGGCGGGCGGCGCGTCCCGCCGCGCTCCGGTCCCTCGGGCCCGGGTTCCCCGTCCGCACCGGCGGAGGGCAGCGGGGGCGCCAGGACCAGGGCCGTACAGGACATACGGCACTACTTGGCGAACGCTTTCCGGATGCCCGCGTGGACGGAAACACCGGAGGAGGGGGCGGAGCCGGAGGGGTTGGCCGAGCCCGAGGGGCCGGTGGAGGACAAGGGGTCGGTGGAGGACAAAGGTGCGGTGGCGCCCGGGGAGCCCACCCGTGCCACGGCCACACCCACCGAGCCGCCCGCTTCGGCGTCCCCGCTCACGCCTGCGCCACCCGTGCCCTCGGCACCGACCCCGGCATCTACTCCCGCCTCCGCCTCAGAGATGACCGCGCACGCCCCGCCGACTTCAGCGCCGGCGTCCTCGCCCACCCCTTCGACGCCCGCCTCCCCCGCCGCCATGTCTTCGGCGTCCCCGTCCTCGACCACGTCGCCCCCGCCCGAGGCACCACCCGCCGCTCCCTCGGCCCCCGCGTCCTCGGCCGTCGCCCCCGCGTCTCCGGCGCCGGCCCCCGCCCTCTGGGGCTCTCGGTCCGCGCCCGTTGCCTCGGTCTCCGCGGCGGTGGCTGCGCATGTGCCCGCGACCATGGCCACCCCGCACCGCGACACCGAACTGCGGCGTACGTTCGCGGCGTTCGGGGCCCGGGCGGCCGGCGGGGACGGGGAGTCGTTCGCGGGGACCTGGTGGGGCAACGCCTGGGTGGCGGCGCTGGAGCGGGGCGCGCTGGATCCCAAGCGGCTGGCGCGTGGCCGGGGTTACGCGGACCAGGGGCACGTGGACGCGATCACCGTCACCCCGGGGCTGGTACTGGCGTACGTGCGCGGCAGCCGGCCCCGTCCCTACCGCGTACAGGTGCGGCTACGGACGCTGGAGGACGAGGACTGGGAGCGTTTCCTGGACGCGGCGGCCGACCGGCCGGGACACATCGCGGCGCTGCTCGACAAGGAGCTGCCCCACTCCCTCGCCGACTGCGGCGTCGGCCTGCTGCCCGGCCCCGGCGACCTCGCCCCCCGGTGCAGTTGCCCCGACTCCGGCCACCCCTGCAAGCACGCCGCGGCGCTGTGCTACCAGACGGCCCGCCTCCTCGCCGCCGACCCGTTCGTGCTGCTCCTGCTCCGCGGCCGGGGCGAGAAAGAGCTGCTCGACGCGCTGTCCCGGCGCAGCGCCGCCCGCGCGGCCCGCGCCGCCCAGGACAAGCAGCCGCAGTCCCTGCCCGGTGTCCGGGCCACGGACGTCCTCACCTCGCGCCGGCTGCCGCCGCTGCCCCCGCCGTCGCCGGTGCCGCCGCATCCCGCGCAGCCTCCGGTGTATCCGTCGGCGCCCGGCGGCCCGGACCCCTTCGCGCTGGACCAGTTGGCGACCGACGCCGCCGCCCGCGCCCACGCGCTCCTCGGTACGGGGCGCGATCCGGTCGGCGGGCTGACCCTGTGGCAGGACGCGGTGCGCCTCGCCGCGGCCCGCCCCGGTTCAGGGCTGACCGCCGGCACCCGCACGCTGTACGCCACGCTGGCCGGCGCGGCGGGCCGCACCCCGGCCGACCTCGCGCGGGCCGTCGCCGCCTGGCGGCAGGGCGGCGCGGAGGGGCTGGCCGTCCTGGAGGAGCCCTGGGATCCGCCGGCCGGCCGCTTCGACCGGGCCCGTCCGCTGCTGCTCGCCGCCGATCTCCCGGCGTTCCGTCCCTGGCGCAACCGCCTCACCCATCCGCGTGGCCACGTCCAGCTCCGCCTGGGCCGCGACGGCCTGTGGTACGCCTACGAGTCGGAGCCGGGCCAGGACGACTGGTGGCCTCGTGGCACCCCCGACCTCGACCCGGTGGGCGCCCTCACCGGACTCGGCGTACCGGACGACCTGTGA
- a CDS encoding DEAD/DEAH box helicase, producing MNSTAAVAERTGGGPETDTGHPVPVRLASVYLPAPLPREGRLAFWDPDGDPLPPTAGTDAQELTVVRRHGAGVRRRQVPALTLSLAEALPLLVRARRDPAAHPATACWGAAALHALRLVARGRLLPGLTPGGHDAWRAGPLEPDDIDHLRAIAAALPPEGHAVPLPGPGALRLPEPEALVRAFLDAVADTLPRTPAAPCAAGRPFAAREPQALPGAHAWAAEVAAGMDAGVRISLRLDLSAYEVFDAGAHEDARAAGAAIVQVHSLADPTLVADAAALWAGEADTAFGPRARVDAALAVRRAARVWPPLDRLAQQDAPDVLALSEEELGDLLGVAASRLAAAGVAVHWPRDLARDLTAAAVIRPAPGSATDGTGFFESEDLLRFRWQLALGGDPLSEAEMDTLAEAHRPVVRLRDRWVLVDPALVRRARKRELGLLDPVDALSVALTGTAEVDGETVEAVPAGALAALRDRLTAGLHPADPPPGLHATLRDYQLRGLAWLDLMTSLGLGGCLADDMGLGKTVTLIALHLKRARTEPTLVVCPASLLGNWQREITRFAPGVPVRRFHGPDRTLDDLTGGFLLTTYGTMRSTAARLAEQPWGMVVADEAQHVKNPYSATAKALRTIPAPARVALTGTPVENNLSELWALLDWTTPGLLGPLKSFRARHARAVENGEDTEAVERLSRLVRPFLLRRKKSDPGIVPELPPKTETDHPVPLTREQAALYEAVVRESMLAIETAGGMARRGLVLKLLGALKQICDHPALYLKEQPRPDGLAARSGKLALLDELLDTLLAEDGSALVFTQYVGMARLLTAHLSARAIPLDLLHGGTPVPERERMVDRFQSGETPVLVLSLKAAGTGLNLTRAGHVVHFDRWWNPAVEEQATDRAYRIGQTQPVQVHRLITEGTVEDRIAEMLAAKRALADAVLGSGEAALTELTDRELSDLVSLRRTP from the coding sequence ATGAACAGCACGGCGGCGGTGGCCGAGCGCACGGGCGGCGGCCCGGAGACGGACACCGGGCACCCGGTCCCGGTGCGCCTCGCGTCCGTCTACCTCCCCGCGCCCCTGCCGCGCGAGGGCCGCCTCGCCTTCTGGGACCCCGACGGCGACCCGCTGCCCCCGACGGCCGGGACCGACGCCCAGGAGCTGACGGTCGTACGACGCCACGGTGCCGGCGTGCGCCGCCGGCAGGTGCCCGCGCTGACCCTGTCGCTCGCCGAGGCCCTGCCGCTGCTGGTCCGCGCCCGCCGCGACCCGGCCGCCCACCCGGCCACCGCCTGCTGGGGCGCCGCCGCCCTGCACGCCCTTCGGCTCGTCGCCCGCGGCCGGCTGCTGCCCGGCCTGACGCCCGGCGGACACGACGCCTGGCGGGCCGGCCCGCTGGAACCCGACGACATCGACCACCTGCGCGCGATCGCCGCCGCCCTGCCCCCCGAGGGCCACGCCGTGCCCCTCCCGGGCCCCGGCGCGCTCCGGCTGCCCGAGCCCGAGGCCCTGGTCCGCGCCTTCCTGGACGCGGTCGCCGACACCCTGCCCCGCACCCCCGCGGCCCCCTGCGCCGCCGGCCGCCCGTTCGCCGCCCGCGAACCGCAGGCCCTGCCCGGGGCCCACGCCTGGGCCGCCGAGGTCGCCGCCGGCATGGACGCCGGCGTCCGGATCTCACTCCGCCTGGACCTGTCCGCGTACGAGGTGTTCGACGCCGGCGCGCACGAGGACGCGCGCGCCGCGGGAGCCGCGATCGTGCAGGTCCACAGCCTCGCCGACCCCACCCTGGTGGCCGACGCGGCGGCCCTGTGGGCCGGGGAGGCCGACACGGCGTTCGGCCCCCGCGCCCGCGTCGACGCGGCCCTGGCCGTACGGCGCGCCGCCCGCGTGTGGCCGCCCCTGGACCGCCTCGCCCAACAGGACGCACCCGACGTCCTCGCCCTCTCCGAGGAGGAGCTGGGCGACCTGCTCGGCGTCGCCGCGAGCCGGCTGGCCGCCGCCGGAGTCGCCGTCCACTGGCCCCGCGACCTCGCCCGCGACCTGACCGCCGCCGCGGTGATCAGGCCGGCGCCCGGTTCGGCGACCGACGGCACCGGCTTCTTCGAGAGCGAGGACCTGCTCCGGTTCCGCTGGCAGCTAGCACTCGGGGGCGACCCGCTCAGCGAGGCCGAGATGGACACCCTCGCCGAGGCCCACCGCCCCGTCGTCCGGCTCCGGGACCGCTGGGTGCTCGTCGATCCCGCCCTCGTCCGCAGGGCCCGCAAGCGCGAACTGGGCCTGCTCGACCCCGTCGACGCGCTGTCCGTCGCCCTCACCGGCACCGCCGAGGTCGACGGCGAGACCGTCGAGGCCGTGCCCGCCGGAGCGCTCGCCGCCCTCCGCGACCGCCTCACCGCGGGCCTGCACCCCGCCGACCCGCCCCCCGGCCTGCACGCCACCCTCCGTGACTACCAACTGCGCGGCCTCGCCTGGCTCGACCTCATGACCTCCCTCGGCCTCGGCGGCTGCCTCGCCGACGACATGGGCCTCGGCAAGACCGTCACCCTCATCGCCCTCCACCTCAAACGGGCCCGCACCGAACCGACCCTCGTCGTCTGCCCGGCCTCCCTCCTCGGCAACTGGCAGCGCGAGATCACCCGGTTCGCGCCCGGCGTCCCCGTCCGCCGCTTCCACGGCCCCGACCGCACCCTGGACGACCTCACCGGCGGCTTCCTCCTCACCACGTACGGCACCATGCGCTCCACCGCCGCGCGACTCGCCGAACAGCCCTGGGGCATGGTCGTCGCCGACGAGGCCCAGCACGTGAAGAACCCCTACTCGGCCACCGCGAAGGCGCTGCGCACCATCCCCGCCCCCGCGCGCGTGGCGCTCACCGGCACGCCGGTCGAGAACAACCTCTCCGAACTGTGGGCCCTGCTCGACTGGACCACCCCCGGCCTCCTCGGCCCCCTGAAGTCCTTCCGCGCCCGGCACGCCCGCGCGGTGGAGAACGGCGAGGACACCGAGGCCGTCGAGCGCCTCTCCCGGCTGGTCCGCCCCTTCCTGCTGCGCCGCAAGAAGTCCGACCCCGGCATCGTCCCCGAGCTGCCGCCCAAGACCGAGACCGACCATCCGGTGCCCCTCACCCGGGAACAGGCCGCGCTGTACGAGGCGGTGGTGCGCGAGTCGATGCTGGCCATCGAGACCGCCGGGGGCATGGCCCGCCGGGGCCTGGTCCTCAAGCTGCTCGGTGCCCTCAAGCAGATCTGCGACCACCCGGCGCTGTACCTGAAGGAGCAGCCGCGCCCCGACGGCCTGGCCGCCCGCTCGGGCAAACTCGCCCTCCTGGACGAGCTGCTGGACACCCTGCTCGCCGAGGATGGCTCCGCCCTCGTCTTCACCCAGTACGTCGGCATGGCCCGCCTCCTCACCGCCCACCTCTCCGCGCGCGCGATCCCCCTGGACCTCCTGCACGGCGGTACCCCGGTGCCGGAGCGCGAGCGCATGGTCGACCGCTTCCAGAGCGGCGAGACCCCGGTTCTCGTCCTCTCCCTGAAGGCCGCCGGCACCGGCCTGAACCTCACCCGCGCGGGCCATGTCGTCCACTTCGACCGCTGGTGGAACCCGGCGGTCGAGGAACAGGCCACCGACCGCGCCTACCGCATCGGCCAGACCCAGCCCGTCCAGGTCCACCGCCTGATCACCGAGGGCACCGTCGAGGACCGCATCGCCGAGATGCTCGCCGCGAAGCGCGCGCTCGCGGACGCCGTCCTCGGCTCCGGCGAGGCCGCGCTCACCGAACTGACCGACCGCGAGCTGTCCGACCTCGTCTCCCTGCGGAGGACGCCATGA
- a CDS encoding sugar kinase, which produces MTAALPRQAPPPDKPRRPAEDPRHKARRRALTLLIIVLLIGVPAGYLVISADQSRNSGKDKEEKYSATGLTPGWPSKVQRRLYQVTVPHPADDIAYYETNNWKTSRLYVQFRTNPAGLDSFLEAMGARRDQLRKNEIAVGERDQKVSGWNFTGRGPWRGLTHAQKNPAPTQDVVVNLSDPEHPMVFVVSRTVP; this is translated from the coding sequence ATGACCGCGGCGCTGCCCCGCCAGGCCCCCCCGCCGGACAAACCCCGCCGGCCCGCCGAGGACCCCCGCCACAAGGCCAGACGCCGGGCGCTCACCCTGCTGATCATCGTCCTGCTCATCGGCGTACCGGCCGGCTACCTCGTGATCTCCGCCGACCAGAGCCGCAACAGCGGCAAGGACAAGGAGGAGAAGTACTCGGCGACCGGCCTCACCCCGGGCTGGCCGTCCAAGGTGCAGCGCCGCCTCTACCAGGTGACCGTCCCCCACCCCGCCGACGACATCGCCTACTACGAGACCAACAACTGGAAGACCAGCCGCCTCTACGTGCAGTTCCGCACCAACCCCGCCGGCCTGGACAGCTTCCTGGAGGCCATGGGCGCGCGCCGGGACCAGCTACGGAAGAACGAGATCGCCGTCGGCGAACGCGACCAGAAGGTCAGCGGCTGGAACTTCACCGGCCGCGGCCCCTGGCGGGGCCTGACCCACGCGCAGAAGAACCCGGCGCCCACCCAGGACGTGGTCGTCAACCTCTCCGACCCGGAACACCCGATGGTGTTCGTCGTCTCCCGCACGGTCCCCTGA
- a CDS encoding ROK family glucokinase produces MSTYRDLTAPIGSRRAPVLRTVGTRERRSHLTAPRVPTVGIDIGGTKVMAGVVDADGNILEKLRTETPDKSKSPKVVEDTIAELVLDLSDRHDVHAVGIGAAGWVDADRNRVLFAPHLSWRNEPLRDRLASRLSVPVLVDNDANTAAWAEWRFGAGRGEDHLVMITLGTGIGGAILEDGQVKRGKFGVAGEFGHMQVVPQGHRCPCGNRGCWEQYSSGNALVREARELAAADSPVAYGIIEHVNGNIGDITGPMITELARQGDAMCVELLQDIGQWLGVGIANLAAALDPSCFVIGGGVSAADDLLIGPAREAFKRHLTGRGYRPEARITRAQLGPEAGMVGAADLARLVARRFRRAKRRRVERYERYERYTQSRRDRDTA; encoded by the coding sequence ATGAGCACCTACCGCGACCTCACCGCCCCCATCGGCTCCCGCCGGGCCCCCGTGCTCCGTACGGTCGGCACCCGCGAACGCCGGTCCCATCTGACCGCACCCCGGGTGCCGACGGTGGGCATCGACATCGGCGGCACCAAGGTCATGGCGGGCGTCGTGGACGCCGACGGCAACATCCTGGAGAAGCTCCGCACGGAGACCCCGGACAAGTCCAAGAGCCCCAAGGTCGTCGAGGACACCATCGCCGAACTCGTCCTGGACCTCTCCGACCGGCACGACGTGCACGCGGTCGGCATCGGCGCCGCCGGCTGGGTCGACGCCGACCGCAACCGCGTCCTGTTCGCGCCCCACCTCTCCTGGCGGAACGAACCCCTCCGCGACCGCCTCGCCAGCCGGCTCTCCGTACCCGTCCTCGTCGACAACGACGCCAACACCGCCGCCTGGGCGGAGTGGCGCTTCGGCGCCGGCCGCGGCGAGGACCACCTCGTCATGATCACGCTCGGCACCGGCATCGGCGGCGCCATCCTGGAGGACGGCCAGGTCAAGCGGGGCAAGTTCGGTGTCGCCGGCGAGTTCGGCCACATGCAGGTCGTCCCCCAGGGACACCGCTGCCCGTGCGGCAACCGCGGCTGCTGGGAGCAGTACAGCTCCGGGAACGCCCTCGTCCGCGAGGCCAGGGAGCTGGCCGCCGCCGACTCCCCGGTCGCCTACGGGATCATCGAGCACGTCAACGGCAACATCGGCGACATCACCGGCCCCATGATCACCGAGCTGGCCCGCCAGGGCGACGCGATGTGCGTGGAGCTGCTCCAGGACATCGGGCAGTGGCTCGGCGTCGGCATCGCCAACCTCGCCGCCGCCCTCGACCCCTCCTGCTTCGTGATCGGCGGCGGTGTCTCGGCCGCCGACGACCTGCTCATCGGCCCGGCCCGGGAGGCCTTCAAACGCCACCTCACCGGCCGCGGCTACCGGCCCGAGGCCCGCATCACCCGCGCCCAGCTCGGTCCCGAGGCCGGCATGGTGGGCGCCGCCGACCTGGCCCGGCTGGTCGCCCGCCGGTTCCGCCGCGCCAAACGCCGCCGCGTGGAACGCTACGAGCGCTACGAGCGCTACACCCAGTCCCGCCGCGACCGGGACACGGCATGA
- a CDS encoding ATP-binding cassette domain-containing protein, producing MTLVELTGVSKRYGTVRALEGVSLEVRAGEITCVLGDNGAGKSTLIKVIAGLHRHDSGTLRIEGEETTLSSPRDALDRGIATVYQDLAVVPLMPVWRNFFLGSEPRTGAGPFKRLDTGLMRRTTRDALLRMGIDLRDVDQPIGTLSGGERQCVAIARAVHFGAKVLVLDEPTAALGVKQSGVVLKYVAAARDEGLGVVLITHNPHHAYLVGDRFVLLRRGTMVGNHTRDEITLDELTRQMAGGSDLEALRHELQRG from the coding sequence GTGACACTCGTCGAGCTGACCGGCGTCAGCAAGCGCTACGGCACCGTCCGCGCCCTCGAAGGGGTCTCCCTGGAAGTCCGCGCCGGCGAGATCACCTGTGTCCTCGGCGACAACGGCGCGGGCAAGTCGACGCTGATCAAGGTGATCGCGGGCCTGCACCGGCACGACTCCGGCACCCTGCGCATCGAGGGCGAGGAGACCACCCTCTCCTCGCCCCGGGACGCCCTGGACCGGGGCATCGCCACCGTCTACCAGGACCTCGCCGTCGTCCCCCTCATGCCGGTCTGGCGCAACTTCTTCCTCGGCTCCGAGCCCCGCACCGGCGCGGGCCCCTTCAAGCGCCTGGACACCGGCCTCATGCGCCGCACCACCCGCGATGCCCTGCTCCGCATGGGCATCGACCTCCGGGACGTCGACCAGCCCATCGGCACCCTCTCCGGCGGCGAACGCCAGTGCGTGGCGATCGCCCGCGCCGTCCACTTCGGCGCGAAGGTCCTGGTCCTGGACGAGCCCACGGCGGCCCTCGGCGTGAAGCAGTCCGGTGTGGTGCTGAAATATGTGGCTGCCGCACGCGACGAGGGCCTGGGCGTCGTGCTGATCACCCACAACCCGCATCACGCGTATCTGGTGGGGGACAGGTTCGTCCTGCTCCGGCGCGGCACCATGGTGGGCAACCACACACGGGACGAGATCACCCTGGACGAGCTGACGCGCCAGATGGCGGGAGGGTCCGACCTGGAGGCCCTGCGCCACGAACTGCAACGCGGCTGA
- a CDS encoding ABC transporter permease translates to MSAATEPAADERVLPTSSLRRLLSRPELGSVVGALAVLVFFACAADGFLRASSLSTVLYASSTIGIMAVPVALLMIGGEFDLSAGVLVTSSALVSSMFSYQMTANAWVGVGVSLLVALAIGAFNGFMLTRTKLPSFIVTLGTFLMLTGMNLGFTKLIDGTVSTKTIGDMEGFPSAHAVFASTLTVGGVGVKVTILWWLGLVAVASWILLRTRTGNWIFAVGGNEDAARAVGVPVARTKIGLYMGVALGAWISGQHLLFSFDAVQSGEGVGNELIYIIAAVIGGCLITGGYGSAVGSAVGALLFGMTSKGIVFAEWNPDWFKFFLGAMLLLATLLNAWVRKRAEASK, encoded by the coding sequence ATGAGCGCGGCCACGGAACCGGCGGCTGACGAAAGGGTGCTCCCGACCTCGTCGCTGCGGAGACTGCTCTCCCGCCCGGAACTGGGCTCCGTCGTCGGCGCCCTCGCCGTCCTCGTCTTCTTCGCCTGCGCCGCCGACGGCTTCCTGCGCGCCTCCAGCCTCAGCACGGTCCTCTACGCCTCCTCGACCATCGGCATCATGGCCGTACCCGTGGCCCTGCTGATGATCGGCGGCGAGTTCGACCTGTCGGCGGGCGTCCTGGTGACGTCGTCGGCGCTGGTCTCCTCGATGTTCAGCTACCAGATGACCGCGAACGCCTGGGTCGGTGTCGGCGTGTCCCTGCTGGTCGCCCTGGCCATCGGCGCCTTCAACGGCTTCATGCTCACCCGCACGAAGCTGCCCAGCTTCATCGTCACCCTGGGCACGTTCCTCATGCTGACCGGCATGAACCTCGGCTTCACCAAGCTGATCGACGGCACCGTCTCCACCAAGACCATCGGCGACATGGAGGGCTTCCCGAGCGCCCACGCCGTCTTCGCCTCGACGCTCACCGTCGGCGGTGTCGGCGTCAAGGTCACCATCCTGTGGTGGCTCGGCCTGGTCGCCGTCGCCTCCTGGATCCTGCTGCGCACCCGCACCGGCAACTGGATCTTCGCCGTCGGCGGCAACGAGGACGCCGCCCGCGCGGTCGGTGTCCCGGTCGCCCGGACCAAGATCGGCCTCTACATGGGCGTCGCCCTCGGCGCCTGGATCTCCGGCCAGCACCTGCTCTTCTCCTTCGACGCCGTCCAGTCCGGCGAGGGCGTCGGCAACGAGCTGATCTACATCATCGCGGCCGTCATCGGCGGCTGCCTGATCACCGGCGGCTACGGCAGCGCGGTCGGCTCGGCCGTGGGCGCGCTCCTGTTCGGCATGACCAGCAAGGGCATCGTCTTCGCCGAGTGGAACCCCGACTGGTTCAAGTTCTTCCTCGGAGCGATGCTGCTCCTCGCGACCCTGCTCAACGCCTGGGTCCGCAAGCGCGCGGAGGCCTCCAAGTGA